From the Quercus lobata isolate SW786 chromosome 6, ValleyOak3.0 Primary Assembly, whole genome shotgun sequence genome, one window contains:
- the LOC115995051 gene encoding AMSH-like ubiquitin thioesterase 3, which produces MKINVDSIARRVEVDNRIPLRHYYRIADNLLKQASIYREEKNVVDLYIILLRYSSLVSETIPFHRDYQVLLPKERINYKKRLLAVLDELESLKPEFQSRVDELNEGHSGAGLPQLDGLELNSFGSEIYSLEWPAVNKNSYSSVDNRQHASVAPQSSWKYKNDHSQVFSPNSMQIDKQFQKLSFGLVAPKKETLSRHSFLGPNGLQGQWLGPTSGMKVQYPSNTDLSLTENLGLNQAGQYDLVAAKDGDPGGVRSAMESVLSLDDGRWLRPAEESCSPLINEAREDDFRLVKQPSIPPVLAQLQQDFTPIPPSKVADPRPGPAISSQDGMPSSDSYQHLHVPVKMMEDFLRLARANTQKNLETCGVLAGSLKNRVFHITTLIIPKQESTSDSCQTLNEEEIFEVQDKLSLFPLGWIHTHPSQTCFMSSVDLHTHYSYQIMLPEAIAIVMAPTDTSSPHGIFHLSDPAGVSVIRNCQQRGFHPHEEPDDGSPIYEHCSHVYMNPSLKYDVVDLRRP; this is translated from the exons GCCAGTATTTATCGGGAGGAGAAGAATGTTGTAGATTTGTATATCATACTTCTTAGATATTCGAG TTTGGTGTCTGAAACTATACCGTTCCACCGAGATTACCAGGTTCTGCTTCCAAAGGAAAGAATAAATTATAAGAAG AGATTGTTAGCAGTACTAGATGAGCTTGAATCTTTGAAACCAGAATTCCAAAGTCGAGTGGATGAACTAAATGAGGGCCACTCTGGAGCTGGATTGCCTCAACTTGACGGCCTGGAATTAAATTCATTTGGTTCGGAAATATATTCCTTGGAATGGCCTGCtgttaataaaaattcttaCTCGAGTGTTGATAATAGGCAG CATGCCAGCGTGGCACCTCAGTCTTCATGGAAGTATAAGAATGATCACTCTCAGGTTTTTTCACCAAATTCCATGCAAATTGACAAGCAGTTTCAGAAGCT ATCTTTTGGTCTAGTTGCTCCAAAGAAGGAAACTTTGTCTAGACACTCATTCTTAGGTCCGAATGGTCTTCAGGGCCAGTGGCTAGGACCTACTTCAGGAATGaag GTTCAATATCCAAGCAATACAGACTTATCTCTTACTGAAAATTTGGG CCTGAATCAGGCTGGACAATATGATCTTGTGGCAGCAAAAGATGGCGATCCAGGAGGGGTCAGATCTGCAATGGAGTCGGTGCTCTCCTTAGATGATGGCAGATGGCTACGTCCTGCTGAGGAGTCTTGTTCTCCGTTGATCAATGAAGCAAGGGAAGATGATTTCCGGTTGGTCAAGCAACCTTCCATTCCTCCTGTCCTTGCTCAACTGCAGCAGGACTTCACTCCAATTCCTCCATCAAAAGTTGCAGATCCGAGACCTGGACCTGCTATATCTTCTCAGGATGGGATGCCAAGTTCTGATTCATATCAACATCTACACGTT CCTGTAAAAATGATGGAAGATTTTTTGAGATTGGCTCGGGCAAACACAcagaaaaatttagaaacatgtGGCGTTCTTGCGGGTTCACTG AAAAACAGGGTTTTCCACATCACTACGCTTATTATCCCAAAGCAGGAGTCAACTTCAGATTCG TGTCAAACGTTGAATGAAGAAGAGATATTTGAAGTTCAAGACAAATTATCGCTTTTTCCTCTTGGGTGGATTCAC ACGCACCCATCACAGACCTGCTTCATGTCATCAGTGGATCTGCACACTCATTATTCGTACCAG ATTATGCTACCTGAAGCAATTGCAATTGTTATGGCCCCTACAGATACTTCGAG TCCACATGGCATATTTCATTTATCTGATCCAGCTGGTGTGTCTGTGATTCGAAATTGCCAACAACGTGGCTTTCATCCCCATGAGGAGCCAGATGATGGAAGTCCAATTTATGAGCATTGTTCACATGTCTATATGAACCCCAGTTTGAAGTATGACGTTGTAGATCTTCGAAGACCATGA